From Streptomyces sp. NBC_01754, a single genomic window includes:
- a CDS encoding PucR family transcriptional regulator: MPPTLASLVQHPALKLKIRAGADRLSTPVRWAHASELADPVPYMDGGELLLVTATNLDAEDPATMRRYVGRLVAARVAGLGFAVGVTYDEVPAALVDAAEEAGLPLLEVPRRTPFLAISKAVSAAIAADQYRAVTAGFEAQRELTRAALVGEGPAGLITRLAAQVDGWAALYDTSGAVVAVAPDWAARRAARLTGDVRHLGDRAAPASAVVGGPEDRVELQSLGTGRHARGALAVGTGASLGTAERYAVYSAVALLTLTTARSRSLQDAEQRLGAAVLQMLLAGHPDHARTVAGDLYGALLDAPFRLLLAEAPDTALLTETMEAAAARSGETLLMVPEGDRVVVLATDGGAAVAACAAYARAQDDRPAREPGKDDSDVAVGLSAPAGPIAASSAYKQAEQALSVARRRGRALVEHEELATGSILPLLADDAVRAFADGLLRPLQEHDAKGRGDLVASLRAWLSRHGQWDAAAADLGVHRHTLRYRMRRVEEILGRSLDDPDVRMELWLSLKTAASSTAP, encoded by the coding sequence ATGCCACCCACTCTCGCCTCGCTCGTCCAGCACCCGGCGCTCAAGCTCAAGATCCGCGCCGGGGCGGACCGGCTCTCCACCCCCGTGCGCTGGGCGCACGCCAGCGAGCTCGCCGACCCCGTCCCGTACATGGACGGCGGCGAACTGCTCCTGGTCACCGCGACCAACCTGGACGCCGAGGACCCCGCGACGATGCGGCGGTACGTCGGGCGACTGGTGGCCGCCCGGGTCGCCGGGCTCGGTTTCGCCGTCGGGGTCACCTACGACGAGGTGCCCGCGGCCCTGGTCGACGCCGCCGAGGAGGCAGGACTGCCCCTCCTCGAAGTGCCCCGGCGTACGCCCTTCCTCGCCATCAGCAAAGCGGTGTCGGCGGCCATCGCCGCCGACCAGTACCGGGCCGTCACCGCCGGGTTCGAGGCCCAGCGGGAACTGACCCGGGCGGCACTCGTCGGAGAGGGCCCCGCCGGGCTCATCACCCGCCTCGCCGCCCAGGTCGACGGCTGGGCCGCCCTGTACGACACGTCGGGCGCCGTCGTCGCGGTGGCACCCGACTGGGCCGCCCGGCGGGCGGCCCGCCTCACGGGCGACGTACGCCACCTCGGAGACCGCGCCGCCCCGGCCAGCGCCGTCGTCGGCGGCCCCGAGGACCGGGTGGAACTGCAGTCCCTGGGCACCGGCCGGCACGCCCGGGGCGCCCTCGCCGTCGGAACCGGCGCCTCCCTCGGCACGGCCGAGCGGTACGCGGTGTACTCCGCCGTGGCCCTGCTGACCCTCACCACGGCCCGCTCCCGCTCACTCCAGGACGCCGAGCAGCGGCTGGGGGCGGCGGTCCTCCAGATGCTGCTCGCCGGACACCCCGACCACGCCCGGACGGTCGCGGGCGATCTGTACGGCGCCCTGCTGGACGCCCCCTTCCGGCTGCTCCTGGCGGAGGCCCCCGACACCGCGCTGCTCACCGAGACGATGGAGGCCGCCGCCGCCCGGTCCGGCGAGACGCTGCTGATGGTGCCGGAGGGCGACCGGGTCGTGGTGCTGGCCACGGACGGCGGCGCCGCCGTCGCCGCCTGCGCGGCGTACGCCCGGGCGCAGGACGACCGCCCGGCGCGCGAGCCGGGGAAGGACGACAGTGATGTGGCGGTGGGCCTGTCGGCCCCGGCGGGGCCGATCGCGGCCTCCTCCGCGTACAAGCAGGCCGAGCAGGCCCTGTCGGTCGCCCGCCGCCGGGGCAGGGCCCTGGTCGAGCACGAGGAGCTGGCCACCGGGTCGATCCTGCCGCTGCTCGCCGACGACGCGGTGCGGGCGTTCGCGGACGGGCTGCTCCGCCCGCTCCAGGAACACGACGCCAAGGGACGCGGCGACCTGGTCGCCTCGCTGCGCGCCTGGCTCTCCCGGCACGGCCAGTGGGACGCCGCCGCGGCGGACCTGGGCGTCCACCGCCACACGCTGCGGTACCGGATGCGCCGCGTGGAGGAGATCCTGGGCCGGTCCCTGGACGACCCGGACGTCCGGATGGAGCTGTGGCTGTCGCTGAAGACGGCCGCCTCCTCCACGGCCCCCTGA
- a CDS encoding aldehyde dehydrogenase family protein: protein MTSTHAFWLAGRQATGEDRFDVTNPWDGRLVGSVTVPTEAQVEEAVAAAYAVREEFAATPAHVRAAALDHVVRRLTERTEEIARLISAENGKPIKWARGEVGRAVSVFRFAAEEARRFNGGDAQRLDTDAGGTGRLALTRRFPRGPVLGIAPFNFPLNLSAHKVAPAIAVGAPIILKPAPATPLSSLVLGELLAETDLPTGSWSVLTVPNDRMPALVQDERLPVVSFTGSGPVGYAIMESVPRKHCTLELGGNGAAVVLGDWSSEEDLDLAATRIATFSNYQGGQSCISVQRVIADASVYDRLVPKITAAVEALVTGDPSDAATDVGPLVSEDAARRVESWVEEAVAAGATLLTGGRRDGATYAPTVLTDLPATTTIACEEVFGPVLYVQRADDEAEAFAAVNASKYGLQAGVFTHDLQSAFRAHRALEVGGVVIGDVPSYRADQMPYGGAKQSGTGREGVRYAMEDYTYERVLVLTGLAL from the coding sequence ATGACTTCCACCCACGCCTTCTGGCTGGCCGGCCGCCAGGCCACCGGCGAGGACCGCTTCGACGTCACCAACCCCTGGGACGGCCGGCTCGTCGGCAGCGTCACCGTGCCGACCGAGGCACAGGTCGAGGAGGCCGTGGCCGCCGCGTACGCCGTGCGGGAGGAGTTCGCCGCGACCCCGGCGCACGTACGGGCCGCCGCGCTCGACCACGTCGTACGCCGCCTCACCGAGCGCACCGAGGAGATCGCGCGGCTGATCTCCGCCGAGAACGGCAAGCCGATCAAGTGGGCCCGCGGTGAGGTCGGCCGTGCCGTGTCCGTCTTCCGGTTCGCCGCCGAGGAGGCCCGCCGCTTCAACGGCGGTGACGCCCAGCGGCTGGACACCGACGCCGGGGGCACCGGCCGGCTCGCACTGACCCGGCGCTTCCCGCGCGGCCCCGTCCTCGGCATCGCGCCCTTCAACTTCCCGCTCAACCTGAGCGCGCACAAGGTCGCCCCGGCCATCGCCGTCGGTGCGCCGATCATCCTCAAGCCCGCACCGGCCACCCCGCTCTCGTCGCTGGTCCTGGGCGAGCTGCTGGCCGAGACCGACCTCCCCACCGGTTCCTGGTCGGTCCTGACCGTGCCCAACGACAGGATGCCGGCCCTGGTCCAGGACGAGCGGCTGCCGGTGGTCTCCTTCACCGGATCCGGGCCCGTCGGCTACGCGATCATGGAGTCGGTGCCCCGCAAGCACTGCACCCTGGAGCTCGGCGGCAACGGCGCGGCCGTCGTCCTGGGCGACTGGTCCTCGGAGGAGGACCTGGACCTGGCCGCGACCCGCATCGCGACCTTCTCCAACTACCAGGGCGGCCAGTCCTGCATCTCGGTGCAGCGCGTCATCGCCGACGCCTCGGTGTACGACCGGCTCGTCCCGAAGATCACCGCCGCCGTCGAGGCCCTGGTGACAGGTGACCCCTCGGACGCGGCCACCGACGTCGGCCCGCTGGTCAGCGAGGACGCCGCCCGCCGGGTGGAGTCCTGGGTCGAGGAGGCCGTCGCGGCCGGCGCCACCCTCCTCACCGGCGGCCGGCGCGACGGGGCCACGTACGCCCCCACGGTCCTCACCGACCTGCCCGCCACCACCACGATCGCCTGCGAAGAGGTCTTCGGCCCGGTGCTGTACGTGCAGCGCGCCGACGACGAGGCCGAGGCCTTCGCCGCGGTCAACGCCTCCAAGTACGGCCTCCAGGCGGGGGTCTTCACCCACGACCTGCAATCCGCCTTCCGCGCCCACCGCGCCCTGGAGGTCGGCGGCGTCGTCATCGGCGACGTCCCCTCCTACCGCGCCGACCAGATGCCCTACGGCGGCGCCAAGCAGTCCGGTACGGGCCGCGAGGGCGTGCGGTACGCGATGGAGGACTACACCTACGAGCGGGTCCTGGTCCTCACCGGCCTGGCCCTGTAG